The Setaria viridis chromosome 9, Setaria_viridis_v4.0, whole genome shotgun sequence sequence TTGGTTTGGTTGGCAGGCCAAATCCATCACCACGCACAGGCACAGCCCATCCCCTGATCCCCACCGAGCGGCCGCGTGCAGTTTCCCCTCGCCTTTTACCCCCGGCTTTTACCCGTTGCCACTTGCCAGCCGCGCGACAACGGCCGCACCGCGGCAACCGCTACAGCGAagcaggcgaggcgaggcgaggcgaggcccgGCGCCCCGGCCCCCCCACCCCCTCACCCACCCCACCACACACCACTACACCACCACCGCACTCGCGCCGGAACAAAACGCGGAGCGGTCGACCAGCCACCGCACACCACCACCGGCGcgctgcccgcccgcccgcctgctACTGTTCCCCCGTCTCCGCGCTATCGGAGCACCGGGTCCGTGTGGGTGTGGCGCCTACCTGGAAcagcctcggccgccgtccccGCAGCGGCCGCTTTCTAGCTGCTTCCCGTTGGCTCGCGGGCGGCCGCGGTCGTGAGCGCCTGGGCGAGTGGCGaccctgctttttttttttttttggttctcgGGGTATTCCTCGGCTCGGCTGGCACCACTGTTGCTTTCCCCAATCCAATCCTCTCCGTGATCGACTGCCGCGGATGGAGGCGCTGAAGAAGCAGGCCAGCAAGCTCCGGCAGCACGtcgccaagcagcagcaggtaAGGGCTCCCCTCCGAATTCGAGCAATTCTGCTTCGCGCCGATCACGCGCGCGTGGCCGGGATGCGCGCAGAGATATCGGGATTTTTGCAGTCCCCGAGAGGAGGGGGTTTTCTGCGCCCTGTTGCTGATGTTCTTGCTCACACGGTTGATTACTTCAGCGCAGCTAGTTTTTAGTTTTGGGATTTCGAGTTTTTGGATGGTGTGTGCTGGATTGGGAGAGCTTGAGCACTGCTTAGTCTTTGGGCGCTGGCCTGTGGCTGCTAATTTGTTGGCTTATTCCACTAATTCCCATAAACCGGAAACCACTCCCTTGCTTCCTTGTCTGTGTGGCCTCCTTGAGAGAATTATGTGTCATGATGCAGGCGGTTTTCAAGCAGTTCAGTGCGCGATATAATCAAGACCCCTCTCTTGTCGATGAAGCGGAGCTTGAGTGCCACCAGAATCTCCAGAGGCTTTACAGTACTACTAGAGCAGCTAAGGTATGAGTTAACTTCTGTTTGTGACACGCCTAACGAGAAATACTAGCCTAGTTGATTGTTTAAATGTTGTCTCACCGAAAACTCTTGTTCTGTAGCATTTCCAGCGAAACATTGTACGAGGCGTGGAAGGTTTCATTGCCGTTAGCACCAAACAGATGGAGATAGGTGAGTTTTTGTGCTTAGTTTGTGCTGCTATACGTGTGTACTTCCATCTTGGGATATTTTTGTAATCGTGATATGATGTTCCTTCTGTAGTGAGAAAACTAGCTGAGGATTGTTGCAAATATGGAAACGACAATCATCATTTTGGTTTTGCTCTTGCTAAGGCATCTGAGGAGTTTGGTAAATCTCATAAACAAATAGAGAAAGAGCGGGAGGATCTTCTTAAAATTCTTGGAGAGCAGGTGATGGCAAACTTGTTGATAGAACTTCCAGGATTGTGAATGCTCCTTATAGTGACATGTTGTTTTATCTAGGTCACATAAGTTTCTATACCTTTGACCTTAAATAAAACTGTTTATCATATTGAATTATTTACAATTTTACAGGTTTTTGAGCCTCTCCGAGAAATGATAATGAGTGCTCCTCTTGAAGATGCTCGCTTGCTTACTTACCGTTATCAACGGATCAGACAAGACATGGAGTCTCAGGTAACAAATCATAAAGAGGAAAGTTTCTGTTCTATAGAGACTAGTGCCAGCTACTAATTGTGGTTTTTTTATTAGATAGCTGATGTGATGAGAAAGCAACTTAAGTCCAAGGAAAGTAGTGGGAATGCAGATAACTCTATGAAACTGCAACATGCAGAATCGAAATTATCAGAGCTTCGAACTACACTGGCAGCATTGGGAAGAGAAGCAACTGCAGCTATGGAGGCTGTAGAGGCTCAGCAACAGCAAGTTACATATGAACGTCTCCTTGCAATGGTAT is a genomic window containing:
- the LOC117840466 gene encoding SH3 domain-containing protein 2 is translated as MEALKKQASKLRQHVAKQQQAVFKQFSARYNQDPSLVDEAELECHQNLQRLYSTTRAAKHFQRNIVRGVEGFIAVSTKQMEIVRKLAEDCCKYGNDNHHFGFALAKASEEFGKSHKQIEKEREDLLKILGEQVFEPLREMIMSAPLEDARLLTYRYQRIRQDMESQIADVMRKQLKSKESSGNADNSMKLQHAESKLSELRTTLAALGREATAAMEAVEAQQQQVTYERLLAMVDAERTYHQNAADILNKLHDEMLLAKHHNESTNHYDEQSSEPESETAPAQLHSDSTSDDPVLTKPSEPTGNGQEVQFLGEVIHPFDAQADGELSLSVGEYVVIRQVAANGWSEGECKGKAGWFPSAYVERRDKAPASKVIEPGLLTT